One genomic segment of Salminus brasiliensis chromosome 6, fSalBra1.hap2, whole genome shotgun sequence includes these proteins:
- the LOC140557821 gene encoding uncharacterized protein — METQRKYQTAEVWLCQLQIQSAFRTWRWAAKSHKTVRCFTQRVKKADRKRLLSAALQAWHKETQARKQRDLHLSEKYFTLWALEVQRKQSERQLRARRRAKWMRLWRYRVVERREQRELTRLYWDSWKSQTAASLLFTQQHWHEALQKAWLTWRKRHIRNRVIATYTASLNRALLLKALRLWWRRALALGFLPSRAPARSYSL, encoded by the exons ATGGAGACACAGCGGAAATACCAGACTGCTGAGGTGTGGCTATGCCAGCTTCAGATCCAGTCAGCTTTCAGAACCTGGAGGTGGGCTGCAAAATCCCATAAGACTGTGCGTTGCTTCACGCAGCGAGTGAAGAAGGCAGACAGAAAGAGGCTTCTGAGTGCTGCGCTCCAAGCATGGCACAAAGAG ACACAGGCCCGGAAGCAGCGTGATCTGCACCTTAGTGAGAAATATTTCACTCTCTGGGCACTGGAGGTGCAGAGAAAACAATCTGAGAGACAGCTCCGGGCTAGACGGAG GGCTAAGTGGATGAGGCTCTGGCGTTACAGGGTGGTGGAGCGGAGAGAACAGAGGGAACTGACTCGACTGTACTGGGACTCCTGGAAGAGCCAGACTGCTGCCTCACTGCTATTCACACAACAA CATTGGCATGAAGCGCTGCAGAAAGCCTGGCTCACCTGGAGAAAGAGGCACATCAGGAACAGAGTGATTGCTACGTACACTGCCAGCCTTAACAGAGCCCTGCTATTAAAG GCGCTTCGTTTGTGGTGGCGACGGGCCCTTGCCTTAGGCTTCCTGCCCAGCAGAGCTCCAGCTCGCTCCTACTCCCTGTGA
- the mthfr gene encoding methylenetetrahydrofolate reductase (NADPH) has protein sequence MVNQRVDTGWHPCKSDSSGGSNSGESSKESSRCSTPVLDTDRTDRLRDKMRRRLESGDQWFSLEFFPPRTAGGAVNLISRFDRMGSGGPLFIDVTWHPAGDPGSDKETSSMMIASTAVNYCGLESILHLTCCKQTKEKITAHLSKAKRLGLKNIMALRGDPVGADWEEEEGGFNYATDLVKHIRQEFDDYFDICVAGYPTGHPEAESYDEDLKHLKEKVDAGAHFIVTQLFFRAETFLKFVKDCRAIGITCPIVPGIFPIQGYHSLRQLVKLSKLEVPEEIMQVIEPIKDNDAAIRNYGIQQAVEMCKVLLTSGDVPGLHFYTLNREVATIEVLRQLGLWAEDPRRPLPWAISAHPKRKVEDVRPIFWASRPKSYIYRTQDWDDFPNGRWGNSSSPAFGELTDYYLFYLKSKSSKEALLKMWGEELTSEDSVYEVFTDYIAAQPNKSGHKVMCLPWNDDPLAPETNMLKTELEKVNRRGVLTINSQPNINGKPSSDPIVGWGPPGGYVFQKAYLEFFTSSENVNALLKVLKKYEPRVNYHIVNVQGKNITNAHDMQPNAVTWGIFPGREIIQPTVVDPVSFMYWKDEAFALWIEQWGKLYEDESPSRMIIQYIHDNYFLVNLVDNDFPLDSCLWQVIDDMFELLDAPPEPLDQENLQ, from the exons ATGGTCAACCAGCGAGTGGACACGGGCTGGCATCCATGTAAAAGCGACTCCAGCGGTGGGAGCAACAGTGGAGAGAGTTCTAAAGAGAGCTCAAGATGTTCCACCCCAGTGCTGGACACGGACCGCACCGACCGGCTGCGGGACAAGATGAGGAGGAGACTTGAGTCTGGGGATCAGTGGTTCTCACTAGAGTTTTTTCCCCCTCGCACAGCTGGAGGGGCGGTCAATCTGATATCCAG GTTTGACCGCATGGGATCCGGAGGCCCCCTATTCATTGACGTAACATGGCATCCAGCAGGAGACCCCGGCTCAGACAAGGAGACGTCCTCAATGATGATAGCCAGTACAGCTGTAAATTACTGCGGCTTGGAGAGCATCCTGCacctgacctgctgcaaacagaCGAAAGAGAAAATCACAGCTCACCTCAGCAAAGCCAAGCGCTTGGGGCTGAAGAACATCATGGCTCTAAGGGGAG ATCCAGTGGGGGCTGACtgggaggaagaagaaggaggctTCAACTATGCTACAGACCTGGTGAAGCACATTCGCCAAGAATTTGATGACTACTTCGACATCTGTGTCGCTG GTTACCCAACTGGACATCCAGAAGCTGAGAGCTATGATGAGGACCTGAAACACTTGAAAGAGAAAGTGGATGCAGGAGCGCATTTCATCGTGACGCAGCTCTTTTTCAGAGCGGAGACTTTCCTCAAATTCGTCAAGGACTGCCGAGCCATCGGCATCACCTGTCCCATTGTGCCTGGAATCTTCCCTATACAG GGTTACCATTCGCTGCGGCAGCTGGTCAAGCTGTCGAAACTGGAGGTGCCAGAGGAGATCATGCAGGTAATCGAGCCCATTAAGGACAACGACGCTGCCATCCGGAACTATGGCATTCAGCAGGCTGTGGAAATGTGCAAGGTTCTCCTGACCAGCGGGGACGTGCCTGGCCTGCACTTCTACACACTCAACAGAGAGGTGGCCACCATAGAGGTGCTCAGACAGCTGGGCTTGTGGGCAGAGGACCCTAG GCGACCTTTGCCATGGGCTATAAGTGCTCACCCCAAACGGAAGGTTGAAGATGTTAGGCCGATCTTCTGGGCTTCGAGGCCAAAAAGCTACATCTACAGAACTCAAGACTGGGATGATTTCCCCAATGGAAGATG GGGTAACTCCTCGTCCCCAGCCTTCGGCGAGCTGACGGATTATTATTTGTTCTACCTGAAGAGCAAGTCCTCTAAAGAGGCCTTATTGAAGATGTGGGGAGAGGAGCTAACCAGCGAGGACAGCGTGTATGAAGTCTTCACTGACTATATCGCAGCACAGCCAAACAAGAGCGGACACAAG GTGATGTGTCTGCCATGGAACGATGACCCTTTAGCTCCAGAGACAAACATGCTGAAGACGGAACTGGAGAAGGTGAATCGCAGAGGTGTGCTCACTATCAATTCTCAGCCCAACATCAACGGCAAGCCTTCTTCTGACCCAATTGTGGGGTGGGGACCACCGGGCGGATATGTCTTTCAAAAG GCATACCTAGAATTCTTCACGTCAAGTGAAAATGTTAACGCACTTCTCAAAGTGTTGAAGAAATATGAACCACGTGTAAACTACCACATCGTCAACGTGCAG GGCAAGAATATTACAAACGCCCACGATATGCAACCCAATGCTGTAACGTGGGGAATTTTCCCAGGCAGAGAGATCATTCAGCCGACGGTAGTGGATCCAGTCAGCTTTATGTACTGGAAG GACGAGGCGTTCGCTCTGTGGATCGAGCAGTGGGGGAAGCTTTACGAGGACGAGTCTCCTTCACGAATGATTATCCAGTACATCCATGACAACTACTTCCTGGTCAACCTAGTGGACAATGACTTCCCTCTAGACAGCTGCTTATGGCAGGTCATCGACGACATGTTCGAACTGCTCGACGCACCTCCAGAACCTCTGGATCAAGAAAACCTACAATAG